One genomic segment of Ictalurus punctatus breed USDA103 chromosome 12, Coco_2.0, whole genome shotgun sequence includes these proteins:
- the LOC108272463 gene encoding NACHT, LRR and PYD domains-containing protein 12 isoform X1: METPDLDTDDVTPPSKNHKLKRKRSDSPEPSCVSMKSDAPMDFPLNIRNRDSSSAHSVLQKSGDRREKNIITATGHDPEPAAVNEFQEKFKLNLMKKFQCLNGVMINPENRTLLNEIYTELYITKGNSGDVNKGHEVRQIEAASRRTTTEETPIKCNDIFKPLSDQDKPIRTVLTKGVAGIGKTVSVQKFILDWAEGKANQDIHLIFPLPFRELNLMKDQKLSLMDLLHVCFKETKETEMSSLEKVLFIFDGLDESRFPLYFQNTERVCDVTESASVDVLLINLIKGNLLPSALIWITSRPAAADQIPSECVHRVTEVRGFSDPQQEDYFRKRISDQSLANNIITHLKSIRSLYIMCHIPVFCWISATVLERMLDEAENGEIPKTLTQMYTHFLIIQTNIIRDKYSKKQESGEEMLLKLGQLAFEQLKKGNLIFYEEDLRGCGIDVREAAVYSGVCTQIFREEFGLHQSKVYCFVHLSIQEHLAALYVHLTFMMEKRNVLKQSSDQLTEEITISAVHKSAVNQALKSQTGHLDLFLRFLLGLSLESNQNLLHTLVSHTGSSSQIGQWNTVEYIRMKIDRDLPTEKSINLFHCLNELGDNSLVEEIQHYLTSGKQSELFSSEWSALVFVLLTSAEELEEFDLSKYSSTDNIRDGILVKVMPVIAASRKAIIRCDTIQERGCSALASVLSSETSNLRELHLTVDTLDLTWSKLGDSRVKRLSAVLENPHCKVKNLKLCDCDISDEGCTALASALRSNPSHLRELDLALNKLGDSGVKCVSAVLENPHCKLEILKLECCGVSDEGCTALASILRSNPSHLRELDLSSNRLGDSGVKCLSAGLENPHCKLEILKLCNYDISDEGCTALASALRSNPSHLRELDLSQNNLGDSGVKCLSAVLENPHCKLEILRLWSCDISGEGCTALASALRSNPSHLRELELSMNKLGDSGVKCLSAGLENPHCKLEILKLWDCEISDEGCAALASALRSNPSHLRELNLSENEMSYSGVKCLSALKNDERYKLQTLEF, encoded by the exons ATGGAGACCCCTGACCTGGACACAGATGATGTGACTCCACCCTCAAAAAACCA TAAACTCaagagaaagagatcagactcaccagaacccagctgtgtctccatgaagagtgatgcgCCTATGGATTTTCCTCTGAACATTAGAAACAGAGACTCCTCATCTGCACACAG TGTTCTACAGAAGTCAGgagacagaagagaaaagaacatCATCACAGCTACAGG ACACGACCCAGAACCTGCTGCTGTAAATGAATTCCAGGaaaagttcaaattaaatctGATGAAGAAATTTCAGTGTTTAAACGGAGTGATGATAAACCCGGAAAACCGAACActcctgaatgagatctacacagagctgtACATCACAAAGGGAAacagtggagacgtcaataaaggacatgaggtgagacagatcgaggcagcatccaggagaacaacaacagaggaaacaccaaTCAAATGCAATGACATCTTTAAGCCGTTATCTGATCAAGACAAAcccatcagaactgtgctgacAAAGGGAGTCGCTGGCAtcggaaaaacagtctctgtgcagaagttcattctggactgggctgaagggaaagcaaatcaggacatcCACCTCATTTTTccacttcctttcagagagTTGAATTTGATGAAGGACCAGAAACTGAGTCTGATGGATctccttcatgtctgttttaaggagacaaaagaaacagaaatgtccagtttggaaaaggttctgttcatttttgatgGATTGGACGAGAGTCGTTTTCCTCTGTATTTCcagaacacagagagagtgtgtgatgtaactgaatcagcatcagtggatgtgctgctgataaacctgatcaaagggaatctgcttccctctgctctcatctggATCACCTCCCGACCCGCAGCAGCTGATCAAATCCCCTCTGAGTGTGTCCATCGAgtcacagaggtacgagggttcagtgacCCACAACAGGAGGattacttcaggaagaggatcagtgatcagagcctggccaataacatcatcacacacctgaagtcaataagaagcctctacatcatgtgccacatcccagtcttctgctggatttcagccactgttctagagagaatgttggatGAAGCAGAGAatggagagatccccaagactctgactcaaatgtacacacacttcctcatcatTCAGACAAACATCATAAGAGACAAGTACTCAAAGAAGCAGGAGAGTGGTGAAGAAATGCTTCTCAAACTGGGACAACTGGCTTTTGAGCAGCTGAAGAAAggcaacctgatcttctatgaggaagacctgagagggtgtggcattgatgtgagagaagcagcagtgtactcaggtgtgtgtacgcAGATCTTCAGAGAAGAGTTTGgacttcaccagagtaaagtgTACTGCTTTGTTCATCTGAGCATTCAGGAGCATCTCGCAGCTCTCTATGTGCACCTGACATTCATGatggaaaagagaaatgttCTTAAACAGTCCTCTGACCAGTTGACTGAAGAAATTACAATCTCAGCTGTCCACAAGAGTGCTGTAAATCAGGCCTTAAAGAGTCAGACTGGACATCTGGATCTTTTCCTCCGCtttcttctgggtctctcactggagtccaatcagaacCTCTTACATACCTTAGTATCACATACAGGAAGTAGCTCCCAGATAGGGCAGTGGAACACAGTAGAGTACATTAGGATGAAGATCGATAGAGATCTTCCTACAgaaaaatccatcaatctgttccactgtctgaatgaactggggGACAATTCTCTAGTGGAGGAAATCCAACACTACCTGACATCTGGAAAACAAAGTGAACTCTTTTCTTCAGAGTGGTCTGCTCTGGTGTTTGTCTTACTGACATCAGCAGAGGAACTGGAGGAATTTGACCTGAGTAAATATAGCTCTACAGATAACATAAGAGATGGGATTCTTGTGAAGGTGATGCCTGTGATTGCAGCATCCAGAAAAGCAAT CATCAGGTGTGATACAATTCAAGAACGTGGTTGTTCAGCTCTGGCCTCAGTGCTCAGCTCAGAAACCTCCAATCTGAGAGAACTGCATCTGACTGTGGATACACTGGATCTGACTTGGAGTAAACTAGGAGACTCGAGAGTGAAgcgtctctctgctgtactggagaatcctcattGTAAAGTAAAAAATCTGAA gttgtgtgattgtgatatctcagatgaaggctgtactgctctggcttcagctctgagatcaaacccctcacacctgagagaactggatctggcTTTGAATAAACtcggagactcaggagtgaagtgtgtctctgctgtactggagaatcctcactgtaaactggagatactgaa gttggagtgttgtggtgtctcagatgaaggctgtacTGCTCTGGCATCAattctgagatcaaacccctcgcacctgagagaactggatctgtcttCGAATagactaggagactcaggagtgaagtgtctctctgctggactggagaatcctcactgtaaactggagatactgaa gttgtgtaATTATGATATCTCTGATGAAGGCTGTActgctctggcttcagctctgagatcaaacccctcacacctgagagaactggatctgtctcAGAATaatctaggagactcaggagtgaagtgtctctctgctgtactggagaatcctcactgtaaactggagatactgag gttgtggAGTTGTGATATCTCAGGTGAAGGCTGTActgctctggcttcagctctgagatcaaacccctcacacctgagagaactggagcTGTCTATGAATAAACtcggagactcaggagtgaagtgtctctctgctggactggagaatcctcactgtaaactggagatactgaa gttgtggGATTGTGAaatctcagatgaaggctgtgctgctctggcttcagctctgagatcaaacccctcacacctgagagaactgaatctgtcTGAGAATGAAATGAGTTactcaggagtgaagtgtctctctgctCTGAAGAATGATGAACGTTACAAACTACAGACACTGGA
- the LOC108272463 gene encoding NACHT, LRR and PYD domains-containing protein 3 isoform X3, translating into METPDLDTDDVTPPSKNHKLKRKRSDSPEPSCVSMKSDAPMDFPLNIRNRDSSSAHSVLQKSGDRREKNIITATGHDPEPAAVNEFQEKFKLNLMKKFQCLNGVMINPENRTLLNEIYTELYITKGNSGDVNKGHEVRQIEAASRRTTTEETPIKCNDIFKPLSDQDKPIRTVLTKGVAGIGKTVSVQKFILDWAEGKANQDIHLIFPLPFRELNLMKDQKLSLMDLLHVCFKETKETEMSSLEKVLFIFDGLDESRFPLYFQNTERVCDVTESASVDVLLINLIKGNLLPSALIWITSRPAAADQIPSECVHRVTEVRGFSDPQQEDYFRKRISDQSLANNIITHLKSIRSLYIMCHIPVFCWISATVLERMLDEAENGEIPKTLTQMYTHFLIIQTNIIRDKYSKKQESGEEMLLKLGQLAFEQLKKGNLIFYEEDLRGCGIDVREAAVYSGVCTQIFREEFGLHQSKVYCFVHLSIQEHLAALYVHLTFMMEKRNVLKQSSDQLTEEITISAVHKSAVNQALKSQTGHLDLFLRFLLGLSLESNQNLLHTLVSHTGSSSQIGQWNTVEYIRMKIDRDLPTEKSINLFHCLNELGDNSLVEEIQHYLTSGKQSELFSSEWSALVFVLLTSAEELEEFDLSKYSSTDNIRDGILVKVMPVIAASRKAIIRCDTIQERGCSALASVLSSETSNLRELHLTVDTLDLTWSKLGDSRVKRLSAVLENPHCKVKNLKLCDCDISDEGCTALASALRSNPSHLRELDLALNKLGDSGVKCVSAVLENPHCKLEILKLECCGVSDEGCTALASILRSNPSHLRELDLSSNRLGDSGVKCLSAGLENPHCKLEILKLWSCDISGEGCTALASALRSNPSHLRELELSMNKLGDSGVKCLSAGLENPHCKLEILKLWDCEISDEGCAALASALRSNPSHLRELNLSENEMSYSGVKCLSALKNDERYKLQTLEF; encoded by the exons ATGGAGACCCCTGACCTGGACACAGATGATGTGACTCCACCCTCAAAAAACCA TAAACTCaagagaaagagatcagactcaccagaacccagctgtgtctccatgaagagtgatgcgCCTATGGATTTTCCTCTGAACATTAGAAACAGAGACTCCTCATCTGCACACAG TGTTCTACAGAAGTCAGgagacagaagagaaaagaacatCATCACAGCTACAGG ACACGACCCAGAACCTGCTGCTGTAAATGAATTCCAGGaaaagttcaaattaaatctGATGAAGAAATTTCAGTGTTTAAACGGAGTGATGATAAACCCGGAAAACCGAACActcctgaatgagatctacacagagctgtACATCACAAAGGGAAacagtggagacgtcaataaaggacatgaggtgagacagatcgaggcagcatccaggagaacaacaacagaggaaacaccaaTCAAATGCAATGACATCTTTAAGCCGTTATCTGATCAAGACAAAcccatcagaactgtgctgacAAAGGGAGTCGCTGGCAtcggaaaaacagtctctgtgcagaagttcattctggactgggctgaagggaaagcaaatcaggacatcCACCTCATTTTTccacttcctttcagagagTTGAATTTGATGAAGGACCAGAAACTGAGTCTGATGGATctccttcatgtctgttttaaggagacaaaagaaacagaaatgtccagtttggaaaaggttctgttcatttttgatgGATTGGACGAGAGTCGTTTTCCTCTGTATTTCcagaacacagagagagtgtgtgatgtaactgaatcagcatcagtggatgtgctgctgataaacctgatcaaagggaatctgcttccctctgctctcatctggATCACCTCCCGACCCGCAGCAGCTGATCAAATCCCCTCTGAGTGTGTCCATCGAgtcacagaggtacgagggttcagtgacCCACAACAGGAGGattacttcaggaagaggatcagtgatcagagcctggccaataacatcatcacacacctgaagtcaataagaagcctctacatcatgtgccacatcccagtcttctgctggatttcagccactgttctagagagaatgttggatGAAGCAGAGAatggagagatccccaagactctgactcaaatgtacacacacttcctcatcatTCAGACAAACATCATAAGAGACAAGTACTCAAAGAAGCAGGAGAGTGGTGAAGAAATGCTTCTCAAACTGGGACAACTGGCTTTTGAGCAGCTGAAGAAAggcaacctgatcttctatgaggaagacctgagagggtgtggcattgatgtgagagaagcagcagtgtactcaggtgtgtgtacgcAGATCTTCAGAGAAGAGTTTGgacttcaccagagtaaagtgTACTGCTTTGTTCATCTGAGCATTCAGGAGCATCTCGCAGCTCTCTATGTGCACCTGACATTCATGatggaaaagagaaatgttCTTAAACAGTCCTCTGACCAGTTGACTGAAGAAATTACAATCTCAGCTGTCCACAAGAGTGCTGTAAATCAGGCCTTAAAGAGTCAGACTGGACATCTGGATCTTTTCCTCCGCtttcttctgggtctctcactggagtccaatcagaacCTCTTACATACCTTAGTATCACATACAGGAAGTAGCTCCCAGATAGGGCAGTGGAACACAGTAGAGTACATTAGGATGAAGATCGATAGAGATCTTCCTACAgaaaaatccatcaatctgttccactgtctgaatgaactggggGACAATTCTCTAGTGGAGGAAATCCAACACTACCTGACATCTGGAAAACAAAGTGAACTCTTTTCTTCAGAGTGGTCTGCTCTGGTGTTTGTCTTACTGACATCAGCAGAGGAACTGGAGGAATTTGACCTGAGTAAATATAGCTCTACAGATAACATAAGAGATGGGATTCTTGTGAAGGTGATGCCTGTGATTGCAGCATCCAGAAAAGCAAT CATCAGGTGTGATACAATTCAAGAACGTGGTTGTTCAGCTCTGGCCTCAGTGCTCAGCTCAGAAACCTCCAATCTGAGAGAACTGCATCTGACTGTGGATACACTGGATCTGACTTGGAGTAAACTAGGAGACTCGAGAGTGAAgcgtctctctgctgtactggagaatcctcattGTAAAGTAAAAAATCTGAA gttgtgtgattgtgatatctcagatgaaggctgtactgctctggcttcagctctgagatcaaacccctcacacctgagagaactggatctggcTTTGAATAAACtcggagactcaggagtgaagtgtgtctctgctgtactggagaatcctcactgtaaactggagatactgaa gttggagtgttgtggtgtctcagatgaaggctgtacTGCTCTGGCATCAattctgagatcaaacccctcgcacctgagagaactggatctgtcttCGAATagactaggagactcaggagtgaagtgtctctctgctggactggagaatcctcactgtaaactggagatactgaa gttgtggAGTTGTGATATCTCAGGTGAAGGCTGTActgctctggcttcagctctgagatcaaacccctcacacctgagagaactggagcTGTCTATGAATAAACtcggagactcaggagtgaagtgtctctctgctggactggagaatcctcactgtaaactggagatactgaa gttgtggGATTGTGAaatctcagatgaaggctgtgctgctctggcttcagctctgagatcaaacccctcacacctgagagaactgaatctgtcTGAGAATGAAATGAGTTactcaggagtgaagtgtctctctgctCTGAAGAATGATGAACGTTACAAACTACAGACACTGGA
- the LOC108272463 gene encoding NACHT, LRR and PYD domains-containing protein 3 isoform X4, translated as METPDLDTDDVTPPSKNHKLKRKRSDSPEPSCVSMKSDAPMDFPLNIRNRDSSSAHSVLQKSGDRREKNIITATGHDPEPAAVNEFQEKFKLNLMKKFQCLNGVMINPENRTLLNEIYTELYITKGNSGDVNKGHEVRQIEAASRRTTTEETPIKCNDIFKPLSDQDKPIRTVLTKGVAGIGKTVSVQKFILDWAEGKANQDIHLIFPLPFRELNLMKDQKLSLMDLLHVCFKETKETEMSSLEKVLFIFDGLDESRFPLYFQNTERVCDVTESASVDVLLINLIKGNLLPSALIWITSRPAAADQIPSECVHRVTEVRGFSDPQQEDYFRKRISDQSLANNIITHLKSIRSLYIMCHIPVFCWISATVLERMLDEAENGEIPKTLTQMYTHFLIIQTNIIRDKYSKKQESGEEMLLKLGQLAFEQLKKGNLIFYEEDLRGCGIDVREAAVYSGVCTQIFREEFGLHQSKVYCFVHLSIQEHLAALYVHLTFMMEKRNVLKQSSDQLTEEITISAVHKSAVNQALKSQTGHLDLFLRFLLGLSLESNQNLLHTLVSHTGSSSQIGQWNTVEYIRMKIDRDLPTEKSINLFHCLNELGDNSLVEEIQHYLTSGKQSELFSSEWSALVFVLLTSAEELEEFDLSKYSSTDNIRDGILVKVMPVIAASRKAIIRCDTIQERGCSALASVLSSETSNLRELHLTVDTLDLTWSKLGDSRVKRLSAVLENPHCKVKNLKLCDCDISDEGCTALASALRSNPSHLRELDLALNKLGDSGVKCVSAVLENPHCKLEILKLECCGVSDEGCTALASILRSNPSHLRELDLSSNRLGDSGVKCLSAGLENPHCKLEILKLCNYDISDEGCTALASALRSNPSHLRELDLSQNNLGDSGVKCLSAVLENPHCKLEILRLWDCEISDEGCAALASALRSNPSHLRELNLSENEMSYSGVKCLSALKNDERYKLQTLEF; from the exons ATGGAGACCCCTGACCTGGACACAGATGATGTGACTCCACCCTCAAAAAACCA TAAACTCaagagaaagagatcagactcaccagaacccagctgtgtctccatgaagagtgatgcgCCTATGGATTTTCCTCTGAACATTAGAAACAGAGACTCCTCATCTGCACACAG TGTTCTACAGAAGTCAGgagacagaagagaaaagaacatCATCACAGCTACAGG ACACGACCCAGAACCTGCTGCTGTAAATGAATTCCAGGaaaagttcaaattaaatctGATGAAGAAATTTCAGTGTTTAAACGGAGTGATGATAAACCCGGAAAACCGAACActcctgaatgagatctacacagagctgtACATCACAAAGGGAAacagtggagacgtcaataaaggacatgaggtgagacagatcgaggcagcatccaggagaacaacaacagaggaaacaccaaTCAAATGCAATGACATCTTTAAGCCGTTATCTGATCAAGACAAAcccatcagaactgtgctgacAAAGGGAGTCGCTGGCAtcggaaaaacagtctctgtgcagaagttcattctggactgggctgaagggaaagcaaatcaggacatcCACCTCATTTTTccacttcctttcagagagTTGAATTTGATGAAGGACCAGAAACTGAGTCTGATGGATctccttcatgtctgttttaaggagacaaaagaaacagaaatgtccagtttggaaaaggttctgttcatttttgatgGATTGGACGAGAGTCGTTTTCCTCTGTATTTCcagaacacagagagagtgtgtgatgtaactgaatcagcatcagtggatgtgctgctgataaacctgatcaaagggaatctgcttccctctgctctcatctggATCACCTCCCGACCCGCAGCAGCTGATCAAATCCCCTCTGAGTGTGTCCATCGAgtcacagaggtacgagggttcagtgacCCACAACAGGAGGattacttcaggaagaggatcagtgatcagagcctggccaataacatcatcacacacctgaagtcaataagaagcctctacatcatgtgccacatcccagtcttctgctggatttcagccactgttctagagagaatgttggatGAAGCAGAGAatggagagatccccaagactctgactcaaatgtacacacacttcctcatcatTCAGACAAACATCATAAGAGACAAGTACTCAAAGAAGCAGGAGAGTGGTGAAGAAATGCTTCTCAAACTGGGACAACTGGCTTTTGAGCAGCTGAAGAAAggcaacctgatcttctatgaggaagacctgagagggtgtggcattgatgtgagagaagcagcagtgtactcaggtgtgtgtacgcAGATCTTCAGAGAAGAGTTTGgacttcaccagagtaaagtgTACTGCTTTGTTCATCTGAGCATTCAGGAGCATCTCGCAGCTCTCTATGTGCACCTGACATTCATGatggaaaagagaaatgttCTTAAACAGTCCTCTGACCAGTTGACTGAAGAAATTACAATCTCAGCTGTCCACAAGAGTGCTGTAAATCAGGCCTTAAAGAGTCAGACTGGACATCTGGATCTTTTCCTCCGCtttcttctgggtctctcactggagtccaatcagaacCTCTTACATACCTTAGTATCACATACAGGAAGTAGCTCCCAGATAGGGCAGTGGAACACAGTAGAGTACATTAGGATGAAGATCGATAGAGATCTTCCTACAgaaaaatccatcaatctgttccactgtctgaatgaactggggGACAATTCTCTAGTGGAGGAAATCCAACACTACCTGACATCTGGAAAACAAAGTGAACTCTTTTCTTCAGAGTGGTCTGCTCTGGTGTTTGTCTTACTGACATCAGCAGAGGAACTGGAGGAATTTGACCTGAGTAAATATAGCTCTACAGATAACATAAGAGATGGGATTCTTGTGAAGGTGATGCCTGTGATTGCAGCATCCAGAAAAGCAAT CATCAGGTGTGATACAATTCAAGAACGTGGTTGTTCAGCTCTGGCCTCAGTGCTCAGCTCAGAAACCTCCAATCTGAGAGAACTGCATCTGACTGTGGATACACTGGATCTGACTTGGAGTAAACTAGGAGACTCGAGAGTGAAgcgtctctctgctgtactggagaatcctcattGTAAAGTAAAAAATCTGAA gttgtgtgattgtgatatctcagatgaaggctgtactgctctggcttcagctctgagatcaaacccctcacacctgagagaactggatctggcTTTGAATAAACtcggagactcaggagtgaagtgtgtctctgctgtactggagaatcctcactgtaaactggagatactgaa gttggagtgttgtggtgtctcagatgaaggctgtacTGCTCTGGCATCAattctgagatcaaacccctcgcacctgagagaactggatctgtcttCGAATagactaggagactcaggagtgaagtgtctctctgctggactggagaatcctcactgtaaactggagatactgaa gttgtgtaATTATGATATCTCTGATGAAGGCTGTActgctctggcttcagctctgagatcaaacccctcacacctgagagaactggatctgtctcAGAATaatctaggagactcaggagtgaagtgtctctctgctgtactggagaatcctcactgtaaactggagatactgag gttgtggGATTGTGAaatctcagatgaaggctgtgctgctctggcttcagctctgagatcaaacccctcacacctgagagaactgaatctgtcTGAGAATGAAATGAGTTactcaggagtgaagtgtctctctgctCTGAAGAATGATGAACGTTACAAACTACAGACACTGGA